GATTCGGTTTGCGTTGGGTCGGTCATGGCGCCTCCTGCCTGTCAGCCGCGCGACATCAGGCCCATCTGCTTGGCGATGACCTGCAGCATCACTTCGTCCGCGCCGCCGCCGATCGAGCCCAGGCGGAAGTCGCGGTACGCGCGCGATGCATGGTTGTCCCACGTGTAGCCCATGCCGCCCTGGAACTGCATGCACCAGTCGGCCACCTCGCGCGACAGGCGCCCGGCCTTGAGCTTGGCCATCGACGCCAGCTCGACCACGTCGCCGCCGGCGATATAGGTCTGCGTGGCCAGGTAGACCAGCGCGCGCAGCGCTTCCATTTCGGTCTTCAGCTCGGCCAGCTTGAACTGGATGAACTGGTTGTCCAGCAGCGGCTTGCCGAAGGCGATGCGCTGGCGCAGGTACTCGGCGGTTTCCTCGATCAGCGCGGTGCAGGCGAGCCGGCGCGCCGCGCCGTTCAGCCGCTCTTCCTGGAATTGCTTCATCTGGTAGATAAAGCCCATGCCCTCCTCGCCGATGCGGTTGCGTACCGGCACGCGCACTTCGTCAAAGAAGATCTGCGCAGTGTCCGAGCACCACATGCCGAACTTCTTGATCTTCTGCACTTCCACGCCGCGCACGCGCTTGCCGTCTTCCTTGATCGGCACCACGATCAGCGACTTGTTCTTGTGCACGGGCCCGTCGGAAGTGTTGCACAGCAGGCAGATCCAGTCCGACTGGGTGCCGTTGGTGATCCACATCTTGGAGCCGGAGATGACATAGTCGTCGCCGTCGCGCACCGCGCGCGTCTTGAGCGAGGCCACGTCGGAACCCGCGCCCGCCTCGGACACCCCGATCGAGCACACCATGTCGCCGGCGATGGCGGGCGCCAGGTAGTTGCGCTTCAGTTCATCGGAGCCGAACGCAGTCAGTGCCGGCGTGGCCATGTCGGTCTGCACGCCCACGCCCATGCCGACGCCTTGTGCGCGCGCATACCCGAGCGCCTCGGCGGCGGCAACGGCATAGGAGAAGTCGAGCCCCATGCCGCCATACTCCACCGGCTTGGTGATGCCGAGGAAGCCGAGGTTGCCCATCTTCTTGAACAGCTCGTGCGCCGGAAACACCTCGGCGGCTTCCCATTCGTCGACGAAGGGATCGATCTCCGCCGAGACGAAGCGGCGGATGCTGTCCATGATGTTGCGGTGGTCTTCGGTGTAAAGCATGCTGGTCTCCCGGATTTCGTTGCGTTCTGGTTGTCTGGAGGCGGCGGCGCTCAGAAGCGCCCGACGCCGAACTGGATGGCATGCGGCCGGCGCAGCGCCGCCTCGCGCGCGGTGACCAGCACGAAGGCGAGCACGGCGCGCGTGTCGCGCGGATCGATCACGCCGTCGTCGAGCAGCAGCCCGCTGGTGACGAATGCGCTCGCCTGCCGCTCGAAGTTGGCGACGATCTCGGCGGTCTGGCCGGCCAGCTGCGCCTCGTCGACCGGCTTGCCCTTGCGCGCCGCCTGCTGGCGCGCCACGATCTCCAGCGTCATGGCGGCCTGCTCGCCGCCCATCACCGCGGTGCGCGCGTTCGGCCACGAAAAGCAGAAGCGCGGCTTGAAGCCCCTCCCGCACATGCCAAAGTTGCCCGCGCCGAACGAGGCGCCACAGTACAGCGTAATCTGCGGCACCCTGGAGTTGGACAGCGCCTGGATCATCTTGGCGCCGTGCTTGATCATGCCGGCCTCTTCCGACGCGCGCCCGACGATAAAGCCGGTGGTGTTCTGCAGGAATACGATCGGCGTGCCGGACTGGTTGCACAGCTGGATGAACTGCGCGGCCTTGGTTGCGCCGGCGGGATCGATCGGGCCGTTGTTGGTGATCAAGCCCACGGTATTGCCCTCGATGCGGGCATGGCCGCACACCGTGCCGGGGCCGTAGTCGGGCTTGAACGGCAGCCACGCCGAATCGTCGACGATGCGCGCGATCACCTCGCGCATGTCCACCGGGCGCTTCATGTCGAGCGTCATGACGCCGTCCAGTTCCGACGGGTCCAGCCGCGGCGGGCGCGCCGGCTGTGCTGGCTGGGGCTCCACACGGGGCCAGTCCAGGCTGGCGACGATGTCGCGCGCGGTGGCGATGGCGTGCTCGTCGTCTTCCGCAAGGTATTCGGCCAGGCCGGTGGCGGTGGCATGCAGGTCGGCGCCGCCCAGTTCCTCGTCAGTGGCGATCTCGCCGGTGGCGGCCTTCAGCAGCGGCGGCCCGGCCAGGAAGGCGCGGGCGCGGCTGCGCACCATCACCACGTAGTCGGACAGGCCGGGCATGTAGGCGCCGCCCGCCGTGGACGAGCCGTGCACGACCGTGATTACCGGCAGCCCGGCCGCCGACAGCCGCGCCAGGTTGTAGAAGATGGCGCCGCCGCGCACGAACTTGTCGACGCGGTACTTGCGCAGGTTGGCGCCGGCCGACTCCACCAGGTGGATGAAGGGCAGCCGGTTTTCCAGCGCGATTTCCTGGCAGCGCACCAGCTTCATGTTGCCGGCCTCGGTCATGGCGCCGGCATCGATGCCGGAATCGGTGGCGAGCACCATGCAGCGCACCCCGCACACGAAGCCGATGCCGGCCACCAGCGAGCCGCCGGGCACCGAGGTCTCCGGATCGGGATCGTCCATGCAGAAGCCCGCCAGCGTGGACAGCGGCAGGAACGGCGCCCCCGGGTCGAGCAGGCGGCCGACGCGCTCGCGCGGCAGCAGCGCGCCACGCTTTGCAAAGGCGGGCCGCGAGCGCTCGGACGCGGCCACGGCGCGCTGCTCCAGGCCGTGCAGGCGGTCGATCAGTGCCTGCATGCCGGCGCGCTGGCCGGCGAAGGTGTCGGAGGACGGGTCAATGCGGGATTCGATGGAGATCATGGCGCGTGCCTGTGGTTCCGTGATGGATGGATTGCAAACCACGGCGCACGGCGCGACAACCGCAATCGCTCAGATTGTGCATAATGTGCACAATCTGCCGAACCAGCGCGGCGCCGCCGGCGCATCCAGCCATGCCCCCCAGATCCCCTGCCCCCGGCGGCGTCCAGAGCCTGGCGCGCGCCTTCACCCTGCTGCAGTTGCTGGCCGAACACCATGACGCCGGGCTGGCGCTGCCCGACCTTGCCGCCATGGCCGGCATCGACCGCACCACCGCCCACCGCATGGCGCGCTTCCTGGAAGCCGGCGCGTATATCGAGCGCGAATCGGCCGGCAAGCGCTATCACCTCGGTACCGCGGCGATGGCGCTCGGGCTGCGCGCGATGAACCGGCCGCCGCCCAACAGCGCCCTCGTCAGCAAGATGAAGGCACTGGCGCGGCTGACCGGCGACGCGGTCTTCCTGATCGTGCGCATCGGCGACCATGGTCATTGCCTGCATACCGAGGAAGGCAGCCATCGCATCAAGACCTTCCACATGCTGACCGGCACCTCGCGCCTGCTGGGCCAGGGCACCGGCAGCATGGCGCTGCTGGCCAAGATGGACAACGACGCGGTCCGCGCGCACTACGAACGCCACCGCGCCGAGTACGAAGCCGGCGGCCTCAGCCTGCTCCGGCTGATGCGCGGCGTCGAGCGCAGCCGCAAGCTGGGCTACGCGCTGGCCGGCGCGGAAGGCGTGGCGGGCGTGGGCTACGCCCTGCCGCTGGCAATGGGCGCGGAGGCGGCCATCAGCATCGTTTCGACTGCGTCGCGGATGTCGGCGGCACGCCGGCATGAAATGGGCGGGATCATCGTGGCGATGTTCGCGTAGCAAGGATGAAGCGGCGCGGCCGCGCGAACCCCCGGCTTTGCGCGACCTGTTGCCGCACTGAGCGGCCGCCCGCCTCGGTTTTGAAACGCGCCTCTGTCAGAGGCCGCACAGAGCCGCACCACGTCGGCGGCGTTCAATGGTGACGCAAGCAGAGATACGCAAGAACGCGCCCGCCGCCCTGGCATCGGCCGGGCCAGGCCGCCTTCACTGGAAGGCGGAATCAGTCCAGGTGCCAGAACAATAAATTCCCCCGCCGGCCAGAGGGAGGGTCGGCATTCCAGGCCACGCCCCGACGTCGGAGCGTGGCTTTTTTTTGTTTTGCCGGAGGGTGGACCAGGTCACGCGCGCCAGCATCATCGCGCCATATCTGTCGCTGGTCATGCAGCTCGATGCTTCGGTCATCGCCGCGCGGTGCCGGGGTAACGGGTGCGGATGGCGATGCCACCAGCATGGGATACCGGGGCCAGACGGATCTTCCGGAGGTGCAAGCGGCCCATCAGCCGGTAGAATTTCGTTGCCACCAGCAAACGCCAGAGCCGTGCGCAGTGATCAGATGTCGAAGTACAGATAGAACTCCCACGGGTGCGGGCGTAACTTCAATGTATCGATCTCGTGCGTGCGCTTGTAGTCAATCCAGGTCCTGATCAGGTCTTCAGTAAAGACATCTCCCTTTCGCAGGAATGCAGAATCGGATTCCAGTGCGGAAAGCGACTCTTCGAGAGAACCTGGAACCTGCCGGATGCCGGCGGCTTCCTCCGGTGGCAGATCATAGATGTTCTTGTCGAGCGGGTCGCCGGGGTCCGTCTGGTTTTCAATACCGTCAAGGCCGGCAAGCAGCATTGCCGAGAAGGCGAGATAGGCATTGGCCGACGGGTCAGGGCAGCGGAATTCAACGCGCCTGGCGCTTGGGGAATCAGAAACCATTGGAATCCTGGCGGCGGCAGATCGGTTGCGCTGCGACATGGCCAGATTGACAGGCGCCTCGTATCCGGGCACCAGTCGCTTGTAGGAGTTTGTGCTCGGCGCACAGAACGCCATCAGGGCGGGGGCGTGCCTGAGCAAGCCGCCTATGTACCACCGGCACATCTGGGACGTCTGCGCCCAGCCATTCTCGTCGTAGAAGAGGTTCTCGTCGCCGCGCCAGAGGCTTTGGTGGCAATGCATGCCGCTCGCGTTGTCGGCAAACAGGGGCTTAGGCATGAATGTGGCGACCTTGCCGTGGCGGCGTGCAACATTCTTGCAGAAGTACTTATACATCATCACGTTGTCCGCCATTCGGGTCAGCGGTGCAAAGCGCATGTCGATCTCATTCTGGCCCGCCGTGGCTACCTCATGGTGATGCACCTCGACCCGGACGCCAGCCTGCATCAGCGCGAGTACGATTTCGGAGCGGATATCCTGCAGCGTATCGCTTGGCGGCACGGGAAAATATCCTCCCTTGTAGTGCTGCTTGTACCCAAGATTGCCTCCGCCATAGGCGCCTTCGTCACGGCCGGAGGCCCATTCGCCTTCGGCGGATTCGACATGGTAGTAGCCAGAGTGCTGGTCCTGGCCGAAGCGAATGGAGTCGAAAATGAAAAACTCCAGTTCGGGGCCAATGTAGCAAACCGTGGCAAGACCGGTTTGCTGGAGATAAAGCTCCGCCTTTCTCGCAATGTGGCGCGGATCGCGCGAATATGGCTGGTGCAGGACAGGGTCCAGCACGTCGCAGATCAGGACCAGCGTTGGTGCCGTACAAAACGGATCGATGAATGCCGTGGCCGGGTCAGGCCTGACCAGCATGTCGGATTCGTGTATTTGCTGGAACCCACGAATGGACGACCCGTCGAACCCGATGCCGGCTGAGAATAAATCGTCATTGACTTCCGGCAGCGTGATTGAGAAGTGCTGCCACACGCCGGGCAAGTCCGTGAACCTGAGGTCAATGACCTGGATCGCATGCTCCTTGATCAGAGCGATGACTTCACCGGGGTTTTGCGGCGGTGCAACGTGATAGCTGCCGGGTTCTATTGAGACCGTGCTCATAAGCGCCTCCGTCGTCTGACCCCGGAGCATAGTCCAACATTAGCCTGTCAGGTTCCGATTGCAAAGTGCCTCGCGAACCGTGCAGGCATCTCCGATGCGGCCCCATGTGTGAAATCCGCGCTCTCACCAGCCAGATCGCCGCAATACGGAAACCTGGAAGCAGGTGTTGGGAATGGATCAGTGCGGCTCGCGGAGCACTCGGCAAATCGTCGTCCTGGCAATGGTAGCTGTCACCTTTGGCTACACTGAACGCACTCCGCGCAAAGAGGGCCGCTCCATGCCAGACACGTTCATCTTCAACCGGTACCGCACCTGGCGCTGCCGGCCAGGCCA
This genomic window from Cupriavidus oxalaticus contains:
- a CDS encoding acyl-CoA dehydrogenase family protein gives rise to the protein MLYTEDHRNIMDSIRRFVSAEIDPFVDEWEAAEVFPAHELFKKMGNLGFLGITKPVEYGGMGLDFSYAVAAAEALGYARAQGVGMGVGVQTDMATPALTAFGSDELKRNYLAPAIAGDMVCSIGVSEAGAGSDVASLKTRAVRDGDDYVISGSKMWITNGTQSDWICLLCNTSDGPVHKNKSLIVVPIKEDGKRVRGVEVQKIKKFGMWCSDTAQIFFDEVRVPVRNRIGEEGMGFIYQMKQFQEERLNGAARRLACTALIEETAEYLRQRIAFGKPLLDNQFIQFKLAELKTEMEALRALVYLATQTYIAGGDVVELASMAKLKAGRLSREVADWCMQFQGGMGYTWDNHASRAYRDFRLGSIGGGADEVMLQVIAKQMGLMSRG
- a CDS encoding acyl-CoA carboxylase subunit beta, producing MISIESRIDPSSDTFAGQRAGMQALIDRLHGLEQRAVAASERSRPAFAKRGALLPRERVGRLLDPGAPFLPLSTLAGFCMDDPDPETSVPGGSLVAGIGFVCGVRCMVLATDSGIDAGAMTEAGNMKLVRCQEIALENRLPFIHLVESAGANLRKYRVDKFVRGGAIFYNLARLSAAGLPVITVVHGSSTAGGAYMPGLSDYVVMVRSRARAFLAGPPLLKAATGEIATDEELGGADLHATATGLAEYLAEDDEHAIATARDIVASLDWPRVEPQPAQPARPPRLDPSELDGVMTLDMKRPVDMREVIARIVDDSAWLPFKPDYGPGTVCGHARIEGNTVGLITNNGPIDPAGATKAAQFIQLCNQSGTPIVFLQNTTGFIVGRASEEAGMIKHGAKMIQALSNSRVPQITLYCGASFGAGNFGMCGRGFKPRFCFSWPNARTAVMGGEQAAMTLEIVARQQAARKGKPVDEAQLAGQTAEIVANFERQASAFVTSGLLLDDGVIDPRDTRAVLAFVLVTAREAALRRPHAIQFGVGRF
- a CDS encoding IclR family transcriptional regulator; translation: MPPRSPAPGGVQSLARAFTLLQLLAEHHDAGLALPDLAAMAGIDRTTAHRMARFLEAGAYIERESAGKRYHLGTAAMALGLRAMNRPPPNSALVSKMKALARLTGDAVFLIVRIGDHGHCLHTEEGSHRIKTFHMLTGTSRLLGQGTGSMALLAKMDNDAVRAHYERHRAEYEAGGLSLLRLMRGVERSRKLGYALAGAEGVAGVGYALPLAMGAEAAISIVSTASRMSAARRHEMGGIIVAMFA
- the glnA gene encoding type I glutamate--ammonia ligase, which gives rise to MSTVSIEPGSYHVAPPQNPGEVIALIKEHAIQVIDLRFTDLPGVWQHFSITLPEVNDDLFSAGIGFDGSSIRGFQQIHESDMLVRPDPATAFIDPFCTAPTLVLICDVLDPVLHQPYSRDPRHIARKAELYLQQTGLATVCYIGPELEFFIFDSIRFGQDQHSGYYHVESAEGEWASGRDEGAYGGGNLGYKQHYKGGYFPVPPSDTLQDIRSEIVLALMQAGVRVEVHHHEVATAGQNEIDMRFAPLTRMADNVMMYKYFCKNVARRHGKVATFMPKPLFADNASGMHCHQSLWRGDENLFYDENGWAQTSQMCRWYIGGLLRHAPALMAFCAPSTNSYKRLVPGYEAPVNLAMSQRNRSAAARIPMVSDSPSARRVEFRCPDPSANAYLAFSAMLLAGLDGIENQTDPGDPLDKNIYDLPPEEAAGIRQVPGSLEESLSALESDSAFLRKGDVFTEDLIRTWIDYKRTHEIDTLKLRPHPWEFYLYFDI